In Denticeps clupeoides unplaced genomic scaffold, fDenClu1.1, whole genome shotgun sequence, the genomic window actgcagcacagcacatggtgacagcgaaatgtgtcctctgtatttaaccatgttgagcagtgggcagccatgacaggctcccagggagcagtgtgtggggatggtgctttgctcagtggcaccttggcagatcgggattcgaaccggcaaccttctggctacgaggccacttccttaaccgctaggccaccacctggGCTGtcgtggcctagcaggtaaggaagtggacccgtaatcaaagcaccatccccacacattgcatgttacctttaggtgacgtcatccgcgtAACACGgcattagctttcattgctacgctgatgacacacagctgtatctatCAGCATTTCCAGATCAGagacagcagctgaacagaatagagaattgcctgaaagacattagacagtggatgctcaccaactttctcctgttaaaccctgataagacggaagctcttgtacttgggcctcaagcagccaggaataagctggctgactacacaataaccatggatagcctttctatctcaccgagtattgaagtgaaggatctaggtgtcatcattgatgcaggtctcatGTAGATtcaattcacatgtagataatgtcactaggatagcattctttcaccttagaaatattgcaaaaataaatataatttcaatgcatgatgcagttctaactagaactaggaaatttgaccacatcaccccagtcatacaatcactgcactgtttacccatcaaatttaggattgactacaaaatcctacttttgacctacaaagctctaaatggtctcggcCTGCAAtaccttcgatcaatgggtgcggcttcactactggtaccaaaagtacagaaggtcacagctgggagcagatccttctactatagagctccacagttgtggatcggcttgcctgtcagtgtctcagacacagtctcagtgtttaaatccaatctgaaaatctatctgttttctctggccttttgttaaagtcctagacactcatttcatttcactttgacacagtgtcaattataaagtccagtttatcacacagtcaccctgttagactCAGagagtgttaaattcaccctagttaggctgtcctatgtagggtaccgggccactgtagcaccaaaataccactattaccacatatttcagtatcggccGTAcagctgccgctgcttctgtttgttttctccgagacacggaatcaaacacacagactaccggcagactccagtgaagagaccagcagataaatcctggctcctgaaaactgctaaacgaggacatgaaacgaaccagagggtcaccacagccaccaccaccgtaacaactacaccttgagggatcttcaaatggaccagtaacgttataatggacacgtaatgtagaccatgacactggacttctccaaccctacaactgtaggacttattatatATATTGGACAAAttatcacaaaccctgcactgacaccatttgcaggctcactctaccctggaagggggtccctctctgtatcactccttcccaaggttacttcctttctttttttctttctcctagagttttttgtgtggagtttttccttgtgtgcagaagggggggtgtgggggtatcaactgtagggcttgtcaaagcccattgagacatactgtatgtgattttgggctatataagaaataaatgttgttgttgttgtttgtgatgCTTCGATTAGTATATGGTCACCCTAATAGTACAGATGCCTGAAAAAACTACTTAAGTAGAGATGCagattacatttatttcattatcttccaacaattttttattttcagtgtacatttgaatgtttttttaaggcAAGTTCGTATTTGGTGGGTTGTTGGTCTTTAAAGTCTTCATTTGTGGACACAGCGACAGATCATTCGCACTCCCAACTTGCCATAATTGAAGAATTTCCTGATCCTCCTCAGGAATTTGGTGCGGCGCAGGCGCCTCTTCAGCGGTGATGGTTCATGCTCCACGTTGCTCAGGAACTCGTGCTGAAGAAGCTTCTCAACACTTGGTCTCATTGCCGGATCTAGGGTCAGGGCGTCTTCCAGAAAACTGTGAAATGCTGGAGACCATTTATCCCTCTTTCTCAACTGAGGCACTCTGTTTTTTTGCTGCCAGTACTTACAGTATGAATAGCTgctggttaagagcagaggaagTCTACCTTCGGCCAGTTCCAGTAGTGTCATTCCCAgggaccacacatcacatctttCATCATAGTCACCATTGAGGTCTTCTAGAACGTACTCTGGGGCCAGGTAAGCAGGGGTTCCATCAATAAATGTGGGCTTCTCCGTCTGGATACTTGACATCGAACCAAAATCCACAAGCCTGACCTCACCAGCATCAgtcagtaaaatattatttggtttgatgtccctgtgcacATATCCTTTCTGGTGGAGATAAAGGAGAGTCTCCAGGACTTCTTTTGCCACAAATGCTACTTGGCTTTCTTTCAAGGACCCCGTACCCATGTAGATGTCTGTCAGATCTCCACCTGCGCAAAGCTCCATGCAGATGTAGAACTTTTGTTCCCAGTAGTATTTGTCCATGACCTTGGGGATGTTTTGGTGGTTGAAACTCTCCAGCAGCTTACACTCCTCATACAAGTCCATGAAATTGTCATTGGTGCAGTCTTGAATCTTAATTGCAACCAAGTGACCAGTTTTCAGATTCCTAGCCTTGTGAACTTTGCCAAATGCTCCTTCCTCAATGCATTTTAAGATCTTATAATCCTCATAGGGGTCTTTAAACTTCAAAGAATCTCTCACCATGACTGGCtgctgattatttatttttttttgggcctCCTGGTTCTGCAGCTCTATCTCCTCCTCAATCGGTCGCACCTCATTATGTAACCTTCTGAGCAACTGCAAACGTTGCTGTATCTTCTGAAAGTGCTGGTTTTTATTAAGCAGATTTTGCATCTCATGATCATGCTGCTCTTTCGCCTCCTGAAACTGCCGCTCCTCAGTTTGCAGCATTTGCTGCAATCAGTTGCTTCTTGGTGCTTCTTAAATAccttaaaacataaataattgcTACTTAAGAAGTctcatagcaaaaaaaaaaaaaaatgcatcggCGAAGTTCA contains:
- the LOC114772166 gene encoding mitogen-activated protein kinase kinase kinase kinase 1-like, which gives rise to MLQTEERQFQEAKEQHDHEMQNLLNKNQHFQKIQQRLQLLRRLHNEVRPIEEEIELQNQEAQKKINNQQPVMVRDSLKFKDPYEDYKILKCIEEGAFGKVHKARNLKTGHLVAIKIQDCTNDNFMDLYEECKLLESFNHQNIPKVMDKYYWEQKFYICMELCAGGDLTDIYMGTGSLKESQVAFVAKEVLETLLYLHQKGYVHRDIKPNNILLTDAGEVRLVDFGSMSSIQTEKPTFIDGTPAYLAPEYVLEDLNGDYDERCDVWSLGMTLLELAEGRLPLLLTSSYSYCKYWQQKNRVPQLRKRDKWSPAFHSFLEDALTLDPAMRPSVEKLLQHEFLSNVEHEPSPLKRRLRRTKFLRRIRKFFNYGKLGVRMICRCVHK